The DNA region AAGGATAGATTCCCATCCTTAATATGTTCGGCTGAGCTCCGTAGTTGGTTCAATGGTTTAATGAAGCTGTGCGTAATCCAGCGGAACAAGAGCAGGTTCGCGATGATCAGAACGCCGATAAGCAGGAGTGACATCACAGGCAGCAGCTTGCGAGTAAGTTCAGCAAAAGGACTTCTCTCGCGAATGACGAAGATGCTTCCCCGTTCTCCATCCGTATACTGAAAATCAAATTTCGCATATGCGTAGAAGCGTTCACCAATGTTGAAGGTACTTCGAATCTGATAATTATTAAGATCATAAGCAGGCAGTGCTTGCTTCAGTTCTGGCTGGTTGAAGGTCAGTGATTCGAAGATCTGACTATTCTCACGTCTGACGTAAAGCCCTGACTTCTCGGCTCGAAGTTTCATGTCATACTCACGCAGCAAAACCTTGTTCTGCAGCTCGTCCGGTTCATTTTTGGCCAGAAACTTCATCTCTTGAAAAATCGATTCCCCCTGTTCAGTCAGTGGGTTGACCTGATAATGCACCTTATAGATATCGCGAAAACTCTGCAGGTCCCCTGTTGCCGCAATCGTATACAGACTTGCCGTAAGCAGGATGAACAGCAGACTTATGACAAGCATGCCCGTGAAGGACAGCAGCATTTTTATTCGTATGGACATGGGTTCCCCTTCTTAAGCATCTGTTGGATTAGTTAGTGCACATGTTAACACAAGATCGATCCCAATGCCCATATGTAAAAAAGAGTTCCTGCCTTCCCATGATGGCTCGTTATTCTTTCTGTCGAAGAGATAGTAAAAAGCCAATATGAGTATTTCCATATCGGCTCTGCCTGTATATTAGAGAATTCCAAGATCGTAGAATGACCTGGGTTTCGTTTCTCGGCAATCTAAGGAGACAATTTACATCTCCCTTGTTATTTTTACATATGTCATTGATGTAGAGAGAACTGCGTTTGAGTCAATTAGACAGGCCTTCGGTTCACCCTAGAATTACGGTAGTATGGCAAATGATCGGACTGGGAATCCGGACGCCTTTTCCGCCTTGGGCACGATATTGAAAATCACGGCGCCTTTGGCCGGCACCTGATCCAGGTTTGTTAACAGCTCTACCTGATATGTATCCTGGGCAAGTACATAATATTCTGCCAGAAGTGCCCCATTTTTCTGATAATCCACGGCTGAATCGGTGTCGAAGGTTTCATGGCCAATCGCCTGTATTTTTCTTTCTTCAAATAAAAACATTAGCGCACTAACTGACCATCCTGGTGCATGACTGTTGCCCTCAGCATCTTTGTTATCGAATGCTTCATGACTGGGCCAGCGTTTGCTCCAATCGGTACGCAGTGCGACAAAACTGCCTGCTTCGATAACGCCATGCTCTTGCTCAAACGCAAGAATATGCTCCACTTCCAGCGTGAAATCCGGATTGCTCTCTACAGCTTCGGATTGATCAATTACAACAAGCGGCAGCACAAGCTCCTTCAACCCCAGTTCATCCAGATACCGGGTATCCCGTACAAAATGAATCGGCGCATCGAGATGCGTGCCATATTGACCAGGAAACCTGAAACTCTGGGCAAAGAAACCCTGATCGTGATTAAACAACGTATCGAATTGTGCCGCATCAAAAGCAGAGAAATGGGGAGATTCCGGTCCAAACGTATGGGTCAGATCCACCCACTTCTTTTCTTTTAATAATTGAATCGCTTGAATGAGTTCATTGGACATCCGAATCACCTCATACATAGAATGGAATAAATTCTTCCTATTATATCTTATTCCACTCCATGCGAAAATATTGAAATGCCAACTATTGAATAGAATTCATTAACTCGAAGAAATATTTCGGATCATGCGTCTTATATAGATTGAACCATGACTCTAAAGTCTCCGGTGTAAATACATCCAGCAGCTTCAACACATGCATCGCAAATTCCAACGGTGCTATACCTGATGCAGTAACCAAATTGTCATCTGTTACGGCTGGCTTCATTTCATAATATTGTTCTCCCTTGTAATGAGGACAAATCATTTTCATATATTCCAGATCGTTGCTTGTATGCCTTCTGGAGTCCAGCAGCCCCATCCTGGCAAGTCCAACGGTTGCACCACAAATGGCCGCAACAACATGACCCTTTTCTAAAGCTATCGAAGCTTTTCGCAATATGGGCTCGTGAATGGATTCCATCCAAGTATTCCCACCTGGAAGAACTAACACATCCGAACTTTCCAACATACACTCATCCACAGAAATGCGAGGTAATATTTCCAATCCTCCCATGGTCGTCACCGGACTTTTATCAACACCAACGGCAACCACCTCTATCGGCGCCAGCTCTTTTCTAAAATACCTTCCCGAGTTTAATTCAGCAATTAAATAACCGACCTCCCAGTCTGACATCGTATCAAATACGTAAAGATACACTTTTCTTGTATGCATAATGCACTCTCCTTTTGTAGTTAATTCATCGATTAATCGATACGCCTATTATAAAAAAACTTTACTGACATCTTCCGTCAGTAAAGTTTTTTTAATTTGATCATAATTAATTAACTCATATAATGGGTTCAATTCCTGTTTGCTTCAGAAACTTGCCTGCCGAAAAGTCCTTTGGACGATTAAAAGTCTTTTTGGTTTGAATACTCCAGAGTATAATCCCCTTTATTTTGAGAAGCCCCCTTTTGCAAGCGGCCTTTATAAGATTCACTATTTGATCGCTATGTCCTCAAACTCTGTTTATGTAAAATGATTCGAACTCAGCAACAGAGTCGAACTGGTTGATAGATACACCTTCTCTTTCGAGCTGATTCTCCAACTTATCTATAAGCTGCAGTACGGCTAATCGCAACGGTTCAAAATCGGTTGGGTCCAACAGTGCAACCAGATCTGGATACCCATAATTAACGTAAAACTCGCGATGCTCACCCAAGTCAATACTGCCAGGCCAGCGTCCCTTTTCCGCCGCGTACAATATTCGGGACAACCCGTTTTGCAACCCAACAGCAACGAAGAAGGCTGTTTCGTAATGGCCTTTTTCGCACGCGGTTAACAGTTTATTCATCATACCTTTTTCCTCTTCATAGTACCCTTGCAGTTGCTCTTTGTAAGAGCGAGTCTCTTCTTGGCTGTTTTGATGCTCCGATATGAGACAAAGTGTATCCGCTGTCAGATTCTCGCACGCTGATATGATTTCATCTGGAGAACGGCTGAACATAATGGTATCAAGGTATGGGTCTAGTTTAGCCGGTTTAATGGGGAGATTTCTAACTTGCTCACGATAGTGACCCCAACTCCGCTTATAGTAGATTTGGTTCAAGAAGCCAAGTGACATAAAAATGTTTCCAGAAATCTCTTGAGCCTGGGTTCGACAATAGGACAAATCCTTGGCGCTTTTGGAAAGACGCATTTTAGCTATGCTGATCAAGCATTCCTTTAATACGGATTCAGCCTTACTGATCATATCCGATGTTTTGGATTTACTCCCCATGTTGGATATTGTTTCGCGAAGTTCCATGAATCTGGCTAGATCTTCATCTGATCGGACATATAACAATTCACAGTCTGCTATAATCGTCGTATTCCATTCTTCAGATGTCGCCATTCTTTCAGCACGATCCCATCCTATCGGCCAGAAATCAAAACTTATACCGTCAATCATAAACTGGCATTCCACTTCTCTACCCCTTGCCGTCGCTG from Paenibacillus sp. JNUCC-31 includes:
- a CDS encoding cyclase family protein — encoded protein: MSNELIQAIQLLKEKKWVDLTHTFGPESPHFSAFDAAQFDTLFNHDQGFFAQSFRFPGQYGTHLDAPIHFVRDTRYLDELGLKELVLPLVVIDQSEAVESNPDFTLEVEHILAFEQEHGVIEAGSFVALRTDWSKRWPSHEAFDNKDAEGNSHAPGWSVSALMFLFEERKIQAIGHETFDTDSAVDYQKNGALLAEYYVLAQDTYQVELLTNLDQVPAKGAVIFNIVPKAEKASGFPVRSFAILP
- a CDS encoding type 1 glutamine amidotransferase family protein, with translation MHTRKVYLYVFDTMSDWEVGYLIAELNSGRYFRKELAPIEVVAVGVDKSPVTTMGGLEILPRISVDECMLESSDVLVLPGGNTWMESIHEPILRKASIALEKGHVVAAICGATVGLARMGLLDSRRHTSNDLEYMKMICPHYKGEQYYEMKPAVTDDNLVTASGIAPLEFAMHVLKLLDVFTPETLESWFNLYKTHDPKYFFELMNSIQ